The Oncorhynchus tshawytscha isolate Ot180627B linkage group LG18, Otsh_v2.0, whole genome shotgun sequence genome has a window encoding:
- the med23 gene encoding mediator of RNA polymerase II transcription subunit 23 isoform X2, translating into MAISMETQLQSIFEDVVKTEVIEEAFAGMFMDTPEDERTKLISCLGAFRQYWSTLPPDSHDQCVQWIVRFIHGQHSPKRISFLYDCLAMAVETSLLPPRMVCQALISSDNLEWERTQLWALTFRLIRKIIGGVDYKGVRDLLKALLDKIQTIPNTVSSAVVQQLLAAREVVEYILDRNACLLPAYFAITEIRKLYPEGMLSHWLLGSLMSDFVDSFRPTARINSICGRCSLLPVVNNSGAICNSWKLDPTTLRFPLRGMLPFDKDLFEPQTGLLRYVLEQPYSRDMVCNMLGLNKQTLNIAQHKQRCPVLEDQLVDLVVYAMERSETEEQFDDGGTSQLLWQHLSSQLIFFVLFQFASFPHMVLSLHQKLAGRGLIKGRDHLMWVLLQFISGSIQKNALADFLPVMKLFDLLYPEKECIPVPDISKPQSTHAFAMTCIWIHLNRKAQNDNSKLQIPIPHSLKLHHEFLQQSLRNKSLGMTDYKIALLCNAYSTNSECFTLPMGVLVETIYGNGSMRITLPGTNCTASGSVTPLPMNLLDSLTVHAKMSLIHSIATRVIKLAHAKSSIALAPALVETYSRLLVYMEIESLGIKGFISQLLPNVFKSHAWGILHTLLEMFSYRMHHIQPHYRVQLLSHLHSLAAVPQTNQNQLHLCVESTALRLITALGSSEVQPQFTRFLSDPKTVLSAESEELNRALILTLARATHVTDFFTGSDSIQGTWCKDILQTIMNFTPHNWASHTLSCFPAPLQAFFKQNNVPQESRFNLKKNVEEEYRKWKSMTNENDIITHFSMQGSPPLFLCLLWKMLLETDKINQIGFRVLERIGARALVAHVRTFADFLVYEFSTSAGGQQLNKCIEILNDMVWKYNIVTLDRLILCLAMRSHEGNEAQVCYFIIQLLLLKPNDFRNRVSDFVKENAPEHWLQSDWHTKHMTYHKKYPEKLYFEGLAEQVNPPMQQQSHYLPIYFGNVCLRFLPVFDIVIHRFLELLPVSKSLETLLDHLGGLYKFHDRPVTYLYNTLHYYERHLRDRTNLKRKLVHAIMSSLKDNRAPGWCLSETYIKCGMNPREDNVWIPDDTYYCKLIGRLVDTMAGKSPGPFPNCDWRFNEFPNPAAHALHVTCVELMALAVPGKDVGNALLSVVLKSQPLVPRENITAWMNAIGLVITALPEPYWVVLQDRIVSVLGSPCFTTETEWVGYPFALLDFTACHQSYSEMYCSYVLALAHAVWHHSSIGQLSLIPKFLSEVLKPIVKTEFQLLYVYHLVGPFLQRFQQERTRCMLEIGVAFYEMLQAVDQHSQHLSYMDPICDFLYHIKYMFTGDSVKDQVEKIILTLRPAMKLRLRFITHTSKMEPAATSVPQPSSSVSSPAPQSNPGPSNLPLSGAQ; encoded by the exons ATGGCGATTTCAATGGAAACCCAGCTCCAGAGTATATTCGAGGATGTAGTG AAAACAGAAGTTATTGAGGAAGCCTTTGCAGG CATGTTTATGGACACACCTGAGGATGAGAGAACAAAACTTATCAGTTGTCTAGGTGCCTTTCGTCAGTATTGGAGCACTCTTCCTCCG GATTCCCATGACCAGTGTGTGCAGTGGATTGTCCGATTCATTCATGGCCAGCACAGCCCCAAACGGATCTCTTTTCTCTACGACTGCCTCGCCATGGCAGTGGAAACCAGTCTGTTACCTCCCAG GATGGTGTGTCAGGCTCTCATAAGCTCAGATAACCTGGAGTGGGAGCGGACACAGTTATGGGCCTTGACTTTTCGACTCATACGAAAGATCATCGGTGGTGTGGATTACAAG GGAGTTAGAGATCTACTGAAGGCTCTGCTGGATAAGATTCAGACCATCCCCAACACTGTTAGCTCAGCTGTGGTCCAGCAGCTGCTAGCTGCACGAGAG GTGGTGGAGTACATCCTCGACAGGAACGCGTGCCTCCTGCCTGCCTACTTTGCCATTACAGAGATCAGAAAACTCTATCCCGAGGGGATGTTGTCACACTGG cttctgggcagTCTCATGTCAGATTTTGTTGACAGTTTTCGACCCACTGCAAGAATTAACTCCATCTGTG GGAGATGCAGCCTCCTTCCAGTGGTCAACAACTCTGGAGCTATCTGCAACTCCTGGAAGCTGGACCCCACCACATTACGATTCCCTCTCAGGGGCATGCTGCCCTTCGACAAG GACCTGTTTGAACCACAGACAGGGCTGCTGCGATATGTGCTGGAGCAGCCCTACTCTCGAGACATGGTCTGCAACATGTTAGGGCTCAACAAGCAG ACCTTGAACATTGCTCAG CACAAGCAGCGCTGCCCGGTGCTCgaggaccagctggtggacctggtGGTGTACGCCATGGAGCGCTCGGAGACCGAGGAGCAATTTGACGACGGCGGCACCAGCCAGCTCCTGTGGCAGCACCTCTCCAGCCAGCTCATTTTCTTTGTGCTCTTCCAGTTCGCCAGCTTCCCACACATGGTGCTCTCGCTTCACCAGAAG CTGGCCGGTCGAGGTCTGATCAAAGGCCGAGACCACCTCATGTGGGTCCTCCTCCAGTTCATATCTGGCAGCATTCAGAAGAACGCCCTGGCTGACTTTCTCCCTGTCATGAAGCTGTTCGATCTTCTCTACCCAGAGAAAGAG tgCATCCCGGTGCCAGACATCAGCAAGCCCCAGTCGACCCACGCCTTCGCCATGACTTGCATCTGGATCCACTTGAACCGCAAGGCTCAGAACGACAACTCCAAGCTGCAGATTCCTATTCCCCACTCCCTCAAGCTGCACCATGA GTTTCTCCAGCAGAGCCTGAGGAACAAGTCCCTGGGGATGACAGACTATAAGATCGCCTTGCTGTGTAATGCCTACTCCACTAACTCTGAGTGCTTCACTCTGCCCATGGGCGTGCTTGTGGAGACTATCTATGGCAACGGCAGCATGCGCATCACCCTGCCTGGCACCAACTGTACCGCATCAGGCTCCGTCACACCACTACCCATGAACCTCCTAGACTCCCTCACCGTCCACGCCAAGATGAG CCTGATCCATAGCATCGCCACTCGGGTGATCAAGTTGGCCCACGCCAAGTCCAGCATCGCCCTGGCCCCAGCCCTGGTGGAGACCTACAGCAGACTGCTGGTCTACATGGAGATAGAATCTCTGGGCATCAAAGGATTCATCA GCCAGCTCCTGCCCAATGTGTTCAAGTCCCACGCCTGGGGCATCCTTCACACTCTGCTGGAGATGTTCAGCTACCGTATGCACCACATCCAGCCCCACTACCGCGTCCAGCTGCTCAGCCACCTGCACTCGCTAGCCGCCGTGCCCCAGACCAACCAGAACCAGCTACACCTCTG TGTTGAGAGCACAGCGTTAAGGTTGATCACAGCGTTGGGGAGTTCTGAGGTTCAGCCTCAGTTCACCCGCTTCCTCAGTGACCCCAAAACGGTGCTGTCAGCTGAATCTGAGGAGCTCAACCGTGCCCTCATCCTGACTCTGGCCAGAGCCACCCACGTCACAG ATTTCTTCACGGGCTCCGACTCCATCCAGGGTACGTGGTGTAAGGACATCCTGCAGACCATCATGAACTTTACTCCTCACAACTGGGCCTCTCACACCCTGAGCTGTTTCCCTGCTCCTCTTCag GCGTTCTTCAAGCAGAACAACGTTCCCCAGGAGAGCCGCTTCAACCTGAAGAAGAACGTGGAGGAGGAATACAGGAAGTGGAAGAGCATGACCAACGAGAACGACATCATCACCCACTTCTCCATGCAGGGATCGCCGCCCCTCTTCCTGTGTCTGCTGTGGAAGATGCTGCTGGAGACTGACAAAATCAACCAGATCGGCTTCAG GGTTCTGGAGAGGATCGGGGCGCGGGCGCTGGTGGCCCATGTCAGGACATTTGCAGACTTCCTGGTCTATGAGTTCTCCACGTCGGCCGGTGGCCAGCAGCTCAACAAGTGTATCGAGATCCTCAACGACATGGTGTGGAAGTACAACATTGTCACTCTGGACAGACTCATCCTGTGCCTG gccaTGAGGAGTCACGAGGGTAACGAGGCCCAGGTCTGCTACTTCATtattcagctcctcctcctcaagcCCAACGACTTCCGCAATCGCGTCTCTGACTTCGTGAAGGAGAACGCCCCCGAGCACTGGCTGCAGAGCGACTGGCACACCAAGCACATGACCTACCACAAG AAATACCCGGAGAAGCTGTACTTTGAGGGATTGGCCGAGCAGGTGAACCCGCCCATGCAGCAGCAGTCCCACTACCTGCCCATCTACTTTGGTAACGTCTGCCTGCGCTTCCTGCCCGTCTTTGACATCGTCATCCACCGCTTCCTGGAGCTGCTGCCCGTCTCCAAGTCACTGGAGACCTTACTGGACCACCTAGGAGGACTCTACAAGTTCCACG ACCGCCCGGTGACCTACCTGTACAACACGCTCCACTACTACGAGCGTCACCTGCGCGACCGCACCAACCTGAAGAGGAAGCTGGTGCACGCCATCATGAGCTCTCTGAAGGACAACCGGGCGCCAGGCTGGTGCCTGAGTGAGACCTACATCAAGTGTGGCATGAACCCCCGCGAAGACAACGTCTGGATCCCCGATGACACCTACTACTGCAAGCTCATCGGACGCCTCGTTGACA CGATGGCTGGCAAGTCCCCCGGGCCGTTCCCAAACTGTGACTGGAGGTTCAACGAGTTCCCCAACCCGGCCGCCCACGCTCTCCACGTCACCTGCGTGGAGCTGATGGCCCTGGCAGTGCCCGGCAAGGACGTGGGCAACGCCCTGCTCAGTGTCGTCCTCAAGAG CCAACCGCTGGTGCCTCGGGAGAACATCACCGCCTGGATGAACGCCATCGGCCTGGTGATCACCGCCTTGCCT gAGCCTTACTGGGTGGTCCTGCAGGACCGTATAGTGAGTGTGCTGGGCAGTCCGTGCTTCACCACAGAGACTGAGTGGGTGGGTTACCCCTTCGCGCTGCTGGACTTCACCGCCTGCCACCAGTCCTACTCTGAGATGTACTGCAGCTACGTGTTGGCCCTGGCCCACGCCGTGTGGCACCACTCCAGCATCGGACAGCTCTCCCTCATCCCCAA gttCCTGTCTGAGGTGCTGAAGCCCATAGTAAAGACAGAGTTCCAGCTCCTCTATGTGTACCACCTAGTGGGGCCCTTCCTCCAGCGCTTCCAACAGGAGAGGACCCGCTGCATGCTGGAG ATTGGAGTGGCGTTCTATGAGATGCTACAGGCTGTGGACCAGCACAGTCAACACCTGTCCTACATGGATCCTATCTGTGACTTTCTCTACCACATCAAGTACATGTTCACCGGGGACAGCGTCAAAGACCAG GTGGAGAAAATCATCCTGACCCTGCGTCCGGCCATGAAGCTCCGTCTGCGTTTCATCACCCACACTAGCAAGATGGAGCCTGCAGCCACCAGcgtcccccagccctcctcctctGTGTCCTCACCCGCCCCACAGAGCAACCCTGGCCCCTCCAACCTCCCCCTGTCTGGGGcccagtaa
- the med23 gene encoding mediator of RNA polymerase II transcription subunit 23 isoform X4, translated as MAISMETQLQSIFEDVVKTEVIEEAFAGMFMDTPEDERTKLISCLGAFRQYWSTLPPDSHDQCVQWIVRFIHGQHSPKRISFLYDCLAMAVETSLLPPRMVCQALISSDNLEWERTQLWALTFRLIRKIIGGVDYKGVRDLLKALLDKIQTIPNTVSSAVVQQLLAAREVVEYILDRNACLLPAYFAITEIRKLYPEGMLSHWLLGSLMSDFVDSFRPTARINSICGRCSLLPVVNNSGAICNSWKLDPTTLRFPLRGMLPFDKDLFEPQTGLLRYVLEQPYSRDMVCNMLGLNKQHKQRCPVLEDQLVDLVVYAMERSETEEQFDDGGTSQLLWQHLSSQLIFFVLFQFASFPHMVLSLHQKLAGRGLIKGRDHLMWVLLQFISGSIQKNALADFLPVMKLFDLLYPEKECIPVPDISKPQSTHAFAMTCIWIHLNRKAQNDNSKLQIPIPHSLKLHHEFLQQSLRNKSLGMTDYKIALLCNAYSTNSECFTLPMGVLVETIYGNGSMRITLPGTNCTASGSVTPLPMNLLDSLTVHAKMSLIHSIATRVIKLAHAKSSIALAPALVETYSRLLVYMEIESLGIKGFISQLLPNVFKSHAWGILHTLLEMFSYRMHHIQPHYRVQLLSHLHSLAAVPQTNQNQLHLCVESTALRLITALGSSEVQPQFTRFLSDPKTVLSAESEELNRALILTLARATHVTDFFTGSDSIQGTWCKDILQTIMNFTPHNWASHTLSCFPAPLQAFFKQNNVPQESRFNLKKNVEEEYRKWKSMTNENDIITHFSMQGSPPLFLCLLWKMLLETDKINQIGFRVLERIGARALVAHVRTFADFLVYEFSTSAGGQQLNKCIEILNDMVWKYNIVTLDRLILCLAMRSHEGNEAQVCYFIIQLLLLKPNDFRNRVSDFVKENAPEHWLQSDWHTKHMTYHKKYPEKLYFEGLAEQVNPPMQQQSHYLPIYFGNVCLRFLPVFDIVIHRFLELLPVSKSLETLLDHLGGLYKFHDRPVTYLYNTLHYYERHLRDRTNLKRKLVHAIMSSLKDNRAPGWCLSETYIKCGMNPREDNVWIPDDTYYCKLIGRLVDTMAGKSPGPFPNCDWRFNEFPNPAAHALHVTCVELMALAVPGKDVGNALLSVVLKSQPLVPRENITAWMNAIGLVITALPEPYWVVLQDRIVSVLGSPCFTTETEWVGYPFALLDFTACHQSYSEMYCSYVLALAHAVWHHSSIGQLSLIPKFLSEVLKPIVKTEFQLLYVYHLVGPFLQRFQQERTRCMLEIGVAFYEMLQAVDQHSQHLSYMDPICDFLYHIKYMFTGDSVKDQVEKIILTLRPAMKLRLRFITHTSKMEPAATSVPQPSSSVSSPAPQSNPGPSNLPLSGAQ; from the exons ATGGCGATTTCAATGGAAACCCAGCTCCAGAGTATATTCGAGGATGTAGTG AAAACAGAAGTTATTGAGGAAGCCTTTGCAGG CATGTTTATGGACACACCTGAGGATGAGAGAACAAAACTTATCAGTTGTCTAGGTGCCTTTCGTCAGTATTGGAGCACTCTTCCTCCG GATTCCCATGACCAGTGTGTGCAGTGGATTGTCCGATTCATTCATGGCCAGCACAGCCCCAAACGGATCTCTTTTCTCTACGACTGCCTCGCCATGGCAGTGGAAACCAGTCTGTTACCTCCCAG GATGGTGTGTCAGGCTCTCATAAGCTCAGATAACCTGGAGTGGGAGCGGACACAGTTATGGGCCTTGACTTTTCGACTCATACGAAAGATCATCGGTGGTGTGGATTACAAG GGAGTTAGAGATCTACTGAAGGCTCTGCTGGATAAGATTCAGACCATCCCCAACACTGTTAGCTCAGCTGTGGTCCAGCAGCTGCTAGCTGCACGAGAG GTGGTGGAGTACATCCTCGACAGGAACGCGTGCCTCCTGCCTGCCTACTTTGCCATTACAGAGATCAGAAAACTCTATCCCGAGGGGATGTTGTCACACTGG cttctgggcagTCTCATGTCAGATTTTGTTGACAGTTTTCGACCCACTGCAAGAATTAACTCCATCTGTG GGAGATGCAGCCTCCTTCCAGTGGTCAACAACTCTGGAGCTATCTGCAACTCCTGGAAGCTGGACCCCACCACATTACGATTCCCTCTCAGGGGCATGCTGCCCTTCGACAAG GACCTGTTTGAACCACAGACAGGGCTGCTGCGATATGTGCTGGAGCAGCCCTACTCTCGAGACATGGTCTGCAACATGTTAGGGCTCAACAAGCAG CACAAGCAGCGCTGCCCGGTGCTCgaggaccagctggtggacctggtGGTGTACGCCATGGAGCGCTCGGAGACCGAGGAGCAATTTGACGACGGCGGCACCAGCCAGCTCCTGTGGCAGCACCTCTCCAGCCAGCTCATTTTCTTTGTGCTCTTCCAGTTCGCCAGCTTCCCACACATGGTGCTCTCGCTTCACCAGAAG CTGGCCGGTCGAGGTCTGATCAAAGGCCGAGACCACCTCATGTGGGTCCTCCTCCAGTTCATATCTGGCAGCATTCAGAAGAACGCCCTGGCTGACTTTCTCCCTGTCATGAAGCTGTTCGATCTTCTCTACCCAGAGAAAGAG tgCATCCCGGTGCCAGACATCAGCAAGCCCCAGTCGACCCACGCCTTCGCCATGACTTGCATCTGGATCCACTTGAACCGCAAGGCTCAGAACGACAACTCCAAGCTGCAGATTCCTATTCCCCACTCCCTCAAGCTGCACCATGA GTTTCTCCAGCAGAGCCTGAGGAACAAGTCCCTGGGGATGACAGACTATAAGATCGCCTTGCTGTGTAATGCCTACTCCACTAACTCTGAGTGCTTCACTCTGCCCATGGGCGTGCTTGTGGAGACTATCTATGGCAACGGCAGCATGCGCATCACCCTGCCTGGCACCAACTGTACCGCATCAGGCTCCGTCACACCACTACCCATGAACCTCCTAGACTCCCTCACCGTCCACGCCAAGATGAG CCTGATCCATAGCATCGCCACTCGGGTGATCAAGTTGGCCCACGCCAAGTCCAGCATCGCCCTGGCCCCAGCCCTGGTGGAGACCTACAGCAGACTGCTGGTCTACATGGAGATAGAATCTCTGGGCATCAAAGGATTCATCA GCCAGCTCCTGCCCAATGTGTTCAAGTCCCACGCCTGGGGCATCCTTCACACTCTGCTGGAGATGTTCAGCTACCGTATGCACCACATCCAGCCCCACTACCGCGTCCAGCTGCTCAGCCACCTGCACTCGCTAGCCGCCGTGCCCCAGACCAACCAGAACCAGCTACACCTCTG TGTTGAGAGCACAGCGTTAAGGTTGATCACAGCGTTGGGGAGTTCTGAGGTTCAGCCTCAGTTCACCCGCTTCCTCAGTGACCCCAAAACGGTGCTGTCAGCTGAATCTGAGGAGCTCAACCGTGCCCTCATCCTGACTCTGGCCAGAGCCACCCACGTCACAG ATTTCTTCACGGGCTCCGACTCCATCCAGGGTACGTGGTGTAAGGACATCCTGCAGACCATCATGAACTTTACTCCTCACAACTGGGCCTCTCACACCCTGAGCTGTTTCCCTGCTCCTCTTCag GCGTTCTTCAAGCAGAACAACGTTCCCCAGGAGAGCCGCTTCAACCTGAAGAAGAACGTGGAGGAGGAATACAGGAAGTGGAAGAGCATGACCAACGAGAACGACATCATCACCCACTTCTCCATGCAGGGATCGCCGCCCCTCTTCCTGTGTCTGCTGTGGAAGATGCTGCTGGAGACTGACAAAATCAACCAGATCGGCTTCAG GGTTCTGGAGAGGATCGGGGCGCGGGCGCTGGTGGCCCATGTCAGGACATTTGCAGACTTCCTGGTCTATGAGTTCTCCACGTCGGCCGGTGGCCAGCAGCTCAACAAGTGTATCGAGATCCTCAACGACATGGTGTGGAAGTACAACATTGTCACTCTGGACAGACTCATCCTGTGCCTG gccaTGAGGAGTCACGAGGGTAACGAGGCCCAGGTCTGCTACTTCATtattcagctcctcctcctcaagcCCAACGACTTCCGCAATCGCGTCTCTGACTTCGTGAAGGAGAACGCCCCCGAGCACTGGCTGCAGAGCGACTGGCACACCAAGCACATGACCTACCACAAG AAATACCCGGAGAAGCTGTACTTTGAGGGATTGGCCGAGCAGGTGAACCCGCCCATGCAGCAGCAGTCCCACTACCTGCCCATCTACTTTGGTAACGTCTGCCTGCGCTTCCTGCCCGTCTTTGACATCGTCATCCACCGCTTCCTGGAGCTGCTGCCCGTCTCCAAGTCACTGGAGACCTTACTGGACCACCTAGGAGGACTCTACAAGTTCCACG ACCGCCCGGTGACCTACCTGTACAACACGCTCCACTACTACGAGCGTCACCTGCGCGACCGCACCAACCTGAAGAGGAAGCTGGTGCACGCCATCATGAGCTCTCTGAAGGACAACCGGGCGCCAGGCTGGTGCCTGAGTGAGACCTACATCAAGTGTGGCATGAACCCCCGCGAAGACAACGTCTGGATCCCCGATGACACCTACTACTGCAAGCTCATCGGACGCCTCGTTGACA CGATGGCTGGCAAGTCCCCCGGGCCGTTCCCAAACTGTGACTGGAGGTTCAACGAGTTCCCCAACCCGGCCGCCCACGCTCTCCACGTCACCTGCGTGGAGCTGATGGCCCTGGCAGTGCCCGGCAAGGACGTGGGCAACGCCCTGCTCAGTGTCGTCCTCAAGAG CCAACCGCTGGTGCCTCGGGAGAACATCACCGCCTGGATGAACGCCATCGGCCTGGTGATCACCGCCTTGCCT gAGCCTTACTGGGTGGTCCTGCAGGACCGTATAGTGAGTGTGCTGGGCAGTCCGTGCTTCACCACAGAGACTGAGTGGGTGGGTTACCCCTTCGCGCTGCTGGACTTCACCGCCTGCCACCAGTCCTACTCTGAGATGTACTGCAGCTACGTGTTGGCCCTGGCCCACGCCGTGTGGCACCACTCCAGCATCGGACAGCTCTCCCTCATCCCCAA gttCCTGTCTGAGGTGCTGAAGCCCATAGTAAAGACAGAGTTCCAGCTCCTCTATGTGTACCACCTAGTGGGGCCCTTCCTCCAGCGCTTCCAACAGGAGAGGACCCGCTGCATGCTGGAG ATTGGAGTGGCGTTCTATGAGATGCTACAGGCTGTGGACCAGCACAGTCAACACCTGTCCTACATGGATCCTATCTGTGACTTTCTCTACCACATCAAGTACATGTTCACCGGGGACAGCGTCAAAGACCAG GTGGAGAAAATCATCCTGACCCTGCGTCCGGCCATGAAGCTCCGTCTGCGTTTCATCACCCACACTAGCAAGATGGAGCCTGCAGCCACCAGcgtcccccagccctcctcctctGTGTCCTCACCCGCCCCACAGAGCAACCCTGGCCCCTCCAACCTCCCCCTGTCTGGGGcccagtaa